In the genome of Halalkalicoccus subterraneus, the window TCTCGACCGTGCTCGCCTCGCTGGAACTCTCCTACGAGCGCCCGATCCTCCTCGACCAATCCGTGACCATCGAGATCGACGTCCCCGAGATGGGGCGGTCGAGCCTCCCGATGACCTACGAGGTCCTCGCCGACGGCGAGCGGGTGGCGACCGCCGAGTCGGTCCAGGTGTTTCTCGACCCCGAAACCGAGAAACCGAGTCCGATCCCCGAGCGCTTTCGCGAGCGCATCGCGGAGTTCGAGGGCTTATAGTACCGTCCCGGCGGTCAGCCGAACGAGTCCGAGCGCGCCGTCCGTGTGGACCGTCCGCTCACAGCGTCGTCCAACAGTTCTGTGCCCCACTGCAACCCGCCGGTCGAGTTCCTCGGTGGGATCGTTGAACCGACGCTTGCCCGGCGTCGAGGCGTAGACGAACGCCCGAAAGGGGAGGTTGATCAGCGGGCCGTACGCCCGGCGACTCCGTGCGGCGTTGAGCAGTGCGACCCGCCCGCCGGACCCGACGAACTCACACCAGCCCTCGACCACTGCCTCGGGATCGGGGAACATCCCCACGACGAAGGTGGCGACGACCGCATTCGCCCCCTGTAAGGGGGGAGCGGTGGCGTCCCCGCGCACGAGGTGAACGTTCTCCCAGCCCTCGCCGGCGACGTGCTCGCGTGCCCGGTCGAGCACGCCCCCCGAGACGTCCACGCCGATCACCGTTCCCTCGGGGCCGACTTCCTCTCTGAGAGAGGCGAGGTTCGCGCCGGTCCCACAGCCCATTTCCACGACTACGTCCCCGAGTTCGAGCTCCAGTGCCTCAGCCGTTCGTCTCCGCAACCCGGCGATTCCGGGGATCCCTCGCGAAACGTGATCGTAGAGGTCGGCCCACCGGGTGTAGAAGTCGGCGGCACTCATCGGAGCAGGGGTGTGATCGCCTCGGCTACCTCCGGGGCGTCCTCGCCGAGGACGTAGATCACGGGCTCGATCCCGAACCCGCCGGTCTGGGCGAGCACTGTCGCGTCGGGTTCCGATTTGAGCGCGGCGGCGATCGCCTCGTCCAGTTCCTCTTCGCCTTCGAACTCGACGACGGTGTGGCCCGTATCCGAGAGGAGCGCCGACAACGAGGGGTCGTACCGCACGTTCAGCGCCGCGTTCGCGTCGCTCCCGTGTTCTCGTGCCGTGAGGAGGACGTTCGCGACGTGCTCGCTGACGCCGAACTCCGGATCGCCGGGGATGGTCGCCCGCCCCTTCACGTCGAAGATCCGCCCCGGAACGCCCGCGACGTCGTCGATGGTGGTGGCCTCGGGGACGCACTCGACGAGGTTCGACCCGACGTTGGGGATCAGCCCCGCAAAGCCGCTTGCGTTCTCGAGGGCTCTGAGCCCCTGTCGGACCGACGAGAGCACTCGCTCGGTGGTCCGGAGTTCGCTTTCGGGATCGTGGATCCGGAACTCGCCCTCGTGGTCGGCGAGTTCGGGCATCGACTTCTCGTGGAGGCCCGCCATGAGATCCCCGCGGGTTTCGAGCCGGCGGATCAGCACTTCGGCCTCGATGAGTGCCTGCACCCGGCTCATGTCGCCCGTCGAGAGCCCCTCGCCGACCCGTGCGATGAGTTCCTCGACCCGGTCGTCCCCGAGGACGGCCTCGTTGCGGGCGACCTCGCCGTGGGCGTACTTCGAGACGGCACTCTGGCTGATACCGAGCATCCCCGCGACCTCGCTCTGGGTCAACCCCCGATCGCGGAGGTCCTCGGCGAGCATCGACCGGAAGGTCGGCAGGAACTCCTCGACGACGACCTCCTCGACGAACTTCATCGTCCCTTCCCCCCCGACTCGGCCGATCCGTCCGGAGCGGACTCGTCCTCACTGCCCTCGGCGGGTCGCTGATCGCCGCCGAACTCGTGATCGCCTTGAATCCGCGAGGCCTGTGGACCGCGCTGGTCCTGGTACTTCGAGCCGCGTCCCGACCCGTAGGGTCGCTCGGCGGGGTTTTTCATCTCGGTGAACACCAACTGGCTGATCCGCATCCCGGGGGTGAGCGCGACGGGCGCGGTCCCCAGGTTCGAGAGTTCGAGCGTGATCTGGCCCCGATACCCGGGATCACAGAGCCCCGCGGTGGCGTGGACCACGATGGCGAGCCGACCCAGCGACGAGCGACCCTCGACGTTGGCGAGCAGATCGGGGGGGATCTCGACGCGCTCCTTCGTGGTGCCGAGGACGAAGTCGCCGGGATGAAGGACGAACTCCTCGCCCTCGTCGATGACGGTTTCGGAGACGTATTCGGAGACCTCCTGCTCGCTACCCGGGTGGATACAGGGGATGTTCGCGCGCTGGAACTCCAGGAACTCGCGTCCGAGTCGCAGATCGACGCTCGCGGGCTGGATCTGCAGGTTGGGGTCGTCGAGGGGATCGATCACCAGATCGCCCCGTTCGAGGCGACGCAGGATATCGGCGTCCGAGAGGATCATACCCGAATCAATCGGGTGGGGTGGTGTAAACCTTCCCGATGGCGAGTAGCCACCGCTATAACCTTCGGCGAGCCAGAGACGATATGAAACAGGCGATCGTCGCCCGCACGGACATCGGCATGGGACAGGGAAAACTCGCCGCACAGGTCGCCCACGCCTCGCTGTCGGCCTACGAGGACACCGACAAGGGCGCGCGCACGGACTGGAAGGGCGGCGGCCAGAAGAAGGTCGTGCTGAAGGCCTCGGGCGAAAAGGAGATCTTCGAGCTCGCGGACCGCGCGGAGCGCGAGGGTGTGCCTCACGCGGTGATACGGGACGCGGGCCACACCCAACTCGAATCGGGCACCATCACGGCGCTCGCGGTCGGGCCCGCCGCCGACGATCGGGTGGATCGCGTGACGGGCCACCTCTCGCTGTTCTGATCCCGGGTCGCCGCGACCCGGCCGCTTTACCGGCTCGCCGCCCAACGGGAGCCATGAGCGAAACCACGGTCCAGAAGGAGCGGCTCACGATCTACGCCGACTACGTCTGTCCGTTCTGTTACCTCGGTCGAAAGTCCCTCGAACAGTACCAGGAAACCCGCGAGGACCCTCTAGAACTCGACTGGCAGCCCTTCGACCTGCGAAGCGACAAACGGGGGCCGGACGGTGAGATCGATCACTCGGTAGAGGACGGAAAGGACGAGGAGTACTTCGAGCAGGCGAAGGAGAACGTCCGGCGGCTACAGGAGGAGTACGGCGTCGAGATGGCCCAGGAGATCACGACGGCGGTCGACTCGCTGCCCGCACAGGCCGCCTCGCTGTACGTCAAAGAGCGCCACCCCGAGCGCTGGCAGGAGTTCGACGAGGCGATCTACGCGGCCCTCTGGACGGAGGGCCGGGACATCGGGGATCGAGAGGTGCTCGCCGACCTGATCGAGAACGCGGGACTCGATCCCGAGGAGGTACTCGAAGCGAGCGAGGACGACGAGATGCGCGAACGCCTCGACGAGCACTTCGCTGAGGCCCGCGAGCGAGGCGTGACCGGCGTACCGACCTTCGCCTACGACGGGTACGCCGCCCGGGGTGCGGTACCGCCCGAGCAGCTCGAACGATTGGTCGAGGGGGAGTGAGTCACAGTCCCGCGACGAAGTCGAAGCCGTAGTAGGAGACGGCGGTCAGGATCACCGTCCAGAGGGCGATGCTCGCTGTCAGCCACGCCCCGACGGCCCGTTTTTCGGAGCCGGTCGCGAGCGCGATGAGCGCCGCGAGATGCACCCCAGTGACCATCGGCGAGCAGAGCGCCAGCCCGGCCAGCCCGTAGCGGTCCCAGATGGCCCGTGCCCGACCTCCGGCCCGCTCGCGCGGCTCTCCCTCCGTCCGGCGCCTCGTCCACCAGGCCCGCACCCGGCCGTGGAAGGCGATGACCGCATAGACCGACAGGGCGTTCCCGAGGAAGGCGAAGACGGCGACAGCGACGGCGTTCATCCCGAGGCCGATCCCGACCGGGATCACGAGGAAGATCTCGAACCACGGGATCGCGGCGAACAGGAAGACCAGCGCGTAGCCCAGCGGTCCGCCCGATTCGACGAACAGGTCGGTGGCCGAGCGTGCGGCGGATACGGGTTCGATAGCGATCACGAGCAGTCCGACGACGAGCCATGGGGGGGACCGACGTCTCAGGATCGAAGCGACACGCATCGTC includes:
- a CDS encoding acyl-CoA thioesterase, giving the protein MGSFSSDIQVRFRDIDAMGHVNNAVYATYVEQARTEYFRRVLDEGLDAVSTVLASLELSYERPILLDQSVTIEIDVPEMGRSSLPMTYEVLADGERVATAESVQVFLDPETEKPSPIPERFRERIAEFEGL
- a CDS encoding methyltransferase domain-containing protein, with amino-acid sequence MSAADFYTRWADLYDHVSRGIPGIAGLRRRTAEALELELGDVVVEMGCGTGANLASLREEVGPEGTVIGVDVSGGVLDRAREHVAGEGWENVHLVRGDATAPPLQGANAVVATFVVGMFPDPEAVVEGWCEFVGSGGRVALLNAARSRRAYGPLINLPFRAFVYASTPGKRRFNDPTEELDRRVAVGHRTVGRRCERTVHTDGALGLVRLTAGTVL
- a CDS encoding thiamine-phosphate synthase family protein, with translation MKFVEEVVVEEFLPTFRSMLAEDLRDRGLTQSEVAGMLGISQSAVSKYAHGEVARNEAVLGDDRVEELIARVGEGLSTGDMSRVQALIEAEVLIRRLETRGDLMAGLHEKSMPELADHEGEFRIHDPESELRTTERVLSSVRQGLRALENASGFAGLIPNVGSNLVECVPEATTIDDVAGVPGRIFDVKGRATIPGDPEFGVSEHVANVLLTAREHGSDANAALNVRYDPSLSALLSDTGHTVVEFEGEEELDEAIAAALKSEPDATVLAQTGGFGIEPVIYVLGEDAPEVAEAITPLLR
- the dcd gene encoding dCTP deaminase; the encoded protein is MILSDADILRRLERGDLVIDPLDDPNLQIQPASVDLRLGREFLEFQRANIPCIHPGSEQEVSEYVSETVIDEGEEFVLHPGDFVLGTTKERVEIPPDLLANVEGRSSLGRLAIVVHATAGLCDPGYRGQITLELSNLGTAPVALTPGMRISQLVFTEMKNPAERPYGSGRGSKYQDQRGPQASRIQGDHEFGGDQRPAEGSEDESAPDGSAESGGKGR
- the pth2 gene encoding peptidyl-tRNA hydrolase Pth2; protein product: MKQAIVARTDIGMGQGKLAAQVAHASLSAYEDTDKGARTDWKGGGQKKVVLKASGEKEIFELADRAEREGVPHAVIRDAGHTQLESGTITALAVGPAADDRVDRVTGHLSLF
- a CDS encoding DsbA family oxidoreductase; its protein translation is MSETTVQKERLTIYADYVCPFCYLGRKSLEQYQETREDPLELDWQPFDLRSDKRGPDGEIDHSVEDGKDEEYFEQAKENVRRLQEEYGVEMAQEITTAVDSLPAQAASLYVKERHPERWQEFDEAIYAALWTEGRDIGDREVLADLIENAGLDPEEVLEASEDDEMRERLDEHFAEARERGVTGVPTFAYDGYAARGAVPPEQLERLVEGE
- a CDS encoding small multi-drug export protein, with the translated sequence MTMRVASILRRRSPPWLVVGLLVIAIEPVSAARSATDLFVESGGPLGYALVFLFAAIPWFEIFLVIPVGIGLGMNAVAVAVFAFLGNALSVYAVIAFHGRVRAWWTRRRTEGEPRERAGGRARAIWDRYGLAGLALCSPMVTGVHLAALIALATGSEKRAVGAWLTASIALWTVILTAVSYYGFDFVAGL